From Thermomonas sp. XSG, one genomic window encodes:
- the tssG gene encoding type VI secretion system baseplate subunit TssG, translated as MSEDIAAAAPTTTEPRDIDPMRPALERLQAQPGRFGFFQAVRLLYGANGFDGRGSGARPGPLRFVTPASLAFPVSELASIDGHDRDTRVCVNFMGLTGPSGVLPRSYTELLIARRLDRDRGAQEFLDIFNHRLVALFWLAWAKHRPEIGREFGFQNSVLRYLEHLVGLGTPALQARLHPGSRTSAAKQLPGAAMAYFSGLIAQRPHGERAIAQVVSAVVGAPVEARGCLGTWQTITDEARTRLGRNGHQLGAGCVLGARYWDRQTTLRLTVGPLRRDKFNALLPRGERLGDVIELTRFLTGLALDLRVRLSLRADEVPPLQLGARGADRPQLGWNTWLRGPARQQPATDAEFHFSAMGGQSWH; from the coding sequence ATGAGCGAGGACATCGCAGCCGCCGCGCCCACCACCACCGAGCCGCGCGACATCGACCCGATGCGCCCTGCGCTGGAACGGCTGCAGGCGCAGCCGGGGCGGTTCGGCTTCTTCCAGGCGGTGCGGTTGCTGTATGGGGCCAATGGGTTCGACGGCCGCGGCAGCGGCGCGCGCCCCGGACCGCTGCGCTTCGTGACCCCGGCGTCGCTGGCCTTTCCCGTGTCGGAGCTGGCCTCGATCGATGGCCACGACCGCGACACCCGGGTATGCGTCAACTTCATGGGCCTCACCGGCCCGTCCGGCGTGCTGCCGCGCAGCTATACCGAACTGCTGATCGCGCGCCGGCTGGACCGCGATCGGGGCGCGCAGGAATTCCTCGACATCTTCAACCACCGCCTGGTAGCGCTGTTCTGGCTCGCCTGGGCGAAGCACCGGCCGGAAATCGGCCGCGAATTCGGCTTCCAGAACTCGGTGCTGCGCTACCTCGAGCATCTGGTCGGGCTGGGCACGCCCGCGCTGCAGGCGCGGCTGCATCCGGGGAGCCGAACCTCCGCTGCAAAGCAGCTGCCCGGCGCGGCGATGGCCTACTTCTCCGGCCTGATCGCACAACGCCCGCACGGGGAGCGCGCGATCGCGCAGGTGGTGTCTGCGGTGGTCGGCGCACCGGTGGAGGCCCGCGGCTGCCTGGGCACCTGGCAGACCATCACCGACGAGGCCCGCACACGACTGGGTCGCAACGGCCACCAGCTGGGCGCCGGCTGCGTGCTGGGCGCGCGCTATTGGGACAGGCAGACCACGCTGCGGCTGACCGTGGGGCCCCTGCGGCGCGACAAGTTCAACGCGCTGCTGCCGCGCGGCGAACGCCTGGGCGACGTGATCGAACTCACCCGCTTCCTCACCGGGCTGGCGCTCGACCTGCGCGTGCGGCTGTCGCTGCGTGCAGATGAGGTACCACCGCTGCAGCTGGGTGCACGCGGCGCCGATCGCCCGCAGCTGGGCTGGAACACCTGGCTGCGCGGACCGGCCCGCCAGCAACCCGCAACCGACGCCGAATTCCACTTTTCCGCAATGGGAGGCCAGTCATGGCACTGA
- a CDS encoding response regulator transcription factor, with protein MKVLLADDHRLIIEGVKLKLAELDPALETVVAMNLEELEQALASHGDSLDLALLDIAMPGTQGYEHVARLRAEAPGLPVIVLSGSEDAELMRALMDLGVLGFIPKAYSPDVMLSAIRLVLAGGVYIPPQLLASAQAQGWQPGAGAAQSASREAGAHAGSTHSLDGLRQLLTERQVDVMRLLSQGKPNKLIARDLGISEGTVKIHLAAIFRALNVRNRVEAVVASRKLQGL; from the coding sequence GTGAAAGTACTGCTGGCCGATGACCATCGCCTGATCATCGAAGGCGTGAAGCTCAAGCTCGCCGAGCTCGACCCGGCGCTGGAAACCGTGGTGGCGATGAACCTGGAAGAGCTGGAGCAGGCACTCGCCAGCCACGGCGACTCGCTGGATCTGGCGCTGCTCGACATCGCCATGCCCGGCACCCAGGGTTACGAACACGTGGCGCGCCTGCGCGCGGAGGCACCGGGCCTGCCGGTGATCGTGCTGTCCGGATCGGAAGACGCGGAGCTGATGCGTGCGCTGATGGACCTCGGCGTACTGGGTTTCATCCCGAAGGCCTATTCGCCGGACGTCATGCTGTCCGCCATCCGCCTGGTGCTGGCCGGCGGCGTCTACATCCCGCCGCAGCTGCTGGCCAGCGCGCAGGCACAGGGTTGGCAACCCGGCGCCGGGGCGGCACAGTCCGCCAGCCGCGAGGCCGGCGCGCACGCGGGCAGCACGCATTCACTGGACGGGTTGCGCCAACTGCTGACCGAACGGCAGGTGGACGTGATGCGCTTGCTCTCGCAGGGCAAGCCGAACAAGCTGATCGCACGTGACCTGGGGATCAGCGAAGGCACGGTGAAAATCCACCTTGCGGCGATCTTCCGCGCGCTGAACGTGCGCAACCGGGTCGAGGCCGTGGTGGCATCGCGCAAGCTGCAGGGGCTCTGA
- a CDS encoding MltA domain-containing protein, with amino-acid sequence MIPLDPHHHPAPFRWHGTLRTLLLAVGVATGTVAAAQSAPEVPTNPDLGPAFATRNAAYVPILLDEIPGWENEDFGEAFASFSTNCRAMKRRSAWAPLCAKLAGLPRNEDALRQFLHEEFYAYQMLTPTRSATGKLTGYFEPLIAGSLTRQGAYRYPVYATPPDLLMVDSRTVAGQATRWLRRADGRLVGADSGDAGAREYRIDLGGASPNPRDKRYRVRVDGNTVRAYYTRQQIDASGLDAPVLAWVADPYKLYSMQIQGSGKIQLKDGGLIRLAYAEQNGQPFLPNATRGDADAMLLAIKARGLDQPLAVDVPGGTRGTKRPGGDAAVDAEVARIVAALQGGAPAASGSASPSPRMKAKPKGKRPPAQASTGTPHADASEVEAMIQLLLNAPVADPTYVVPEEDTLLASSPAPATTGRPDGKGAASPEARMDMSEFEGKGGGKAAGHASGNGVPVPNTGILDPSYVFFRRIGDGPEGPIGALGVPLSAGRSMAVDPRATPLGAPVFIEGTRPGSDAPMRRLVFAQDTGGAIRGSVRGDFFWGFGDKAGKMALATNQPVRMWLLLPKAVAGSAAASGIKTRGEGGGLRDCAVPDEELCVEE; translated from the coding sequence ATGATTCCGCTCGATCCCCATCACCATCCCGCCCCGTTCCGCTGGCATGGCACGCTCCGCACCCTGCTGCTGGCGGTCGGCGTGGCGACCGGCACCGTCGCGGCCGCACAGAGCGCCCCGGAAGTCCCAACCAATCCCGATCTCGGACCCGCGTTCGCTACCCGCAACGCGGCCTATGTACCGATCCTGCTCGACGAGATCCCCGGCTGGGAGAACGAGGACTTCGGTGAGGCCTTCGCCAGCTTCAGCACCAATTGCCGGGCGATGAAGCGGCGCAGCGCGTGGGCGCCGCTGTGCGCGAAACTCGCCGGCCTGCCCAGGAACGAAGATGCACTGCGGCAGTTCCTGCACGAGGAGTTCTACGCCTACCAGATGCTGACACCTACGCGCAGCGCCACCGGCAAGCTGACAGGCTACTTCGAACCCCTGATCGCCGGTTCGCTCACCCGCCAGGGCGCCTATCGCTACCCGGTCTACGCCACCCCACCAGACCTGCTGATGGTCGATTCGCGCACCGTGGCCGGGCAAGCCACGCGCTGGCTGAGGCGTGCTGACGGGCGACTGGTCGGCGCCGACAGCGGCGATGCCGGCGCCCGCGAATACCGCATCGACCTCGGCGGCGCCTCGCCCAATCCGCGCGACAAGCGCTACCGCGTGCGTGTCGACGGCAATACCGTCCGGGCCTACTACACGCGCCAGCAGATCGATGCCAGCGGGCTGGATGCCCCCGTGCTGGCCTGGGTGGCCGACCCGTACAAACTCTATTCGATGCAGATCCAGGGTTCCGGCAAGATCCAGCTCAAGGATGGCGGCCTGATCCGGCTGGCCTATGCCGAGCAGAACGGACAGCCGTTCCTGCCCAATGCCACCCGTGGCGATGCCGACGCCATGCTGCTGGCGATCAAGGCGCGCGGCCTGGACCAGCCGCTGGCGGTGGATGTCCCCGGGGGTACCCGCGGCACGAAACGGCCCGGCGGCGACGCCGCGGTGGATGCCGAAGTGGCGCGCATCGTGGCCGCCCTCCAAGGCGGCGCCCCCGCTGCCTCGGGCTCCGCATCGCCATCGCCACGCATGAAGGCCAAGCCGAAGGGCAAGCGGCCGCCCGCGCAGGCGAGCACCGGTACGCCCCACGCCGATGCTTCCGAAGTGGAGGCCATGATCCAGCTGCTGCTGAACGCGCCGGTGGCCGACCCGACCTACGTTGTGCCGGAGGAAGACACGCTGCTGGCCTCCAGCCCTGCACCCGCAACCACCGGCAGGCCCGATGGCAAGGGCGCCGCCTCCCCGGAAGCGCGCATGGACATGTCCGAGTTCGAGGGCAAGGGCGGCGGCAAAGCCGCGGGTCACGCGAGCGGCAACGGCGTGCCAGTGCCGAACACCGGCATCCTCGACCCCAGCTACGTGTTCTTCCGCCGAATCGGCGATGGCCCGGAAGGCCCGATCGGCGCGTTGGGCGTGCCACTGAGCGCCGGCCGCTCGATGGCGGTGGACCCGCGCGCAACTCCGCTGGGCGCACCGGTGTTCATCGAGGGCACCCGACCCGGCAGCGACGCCCCCATGCGTCGGCTGGTATTCGCCCAGGACACCGGCGGCGCCATCCGGGGCAGCGTGCGTGGCGACTTCTTCTGGGGCTTCGGTGACAAGGCCGGCAAGATGGCGCTGGCCACCAACCAGCCGGTGCGGATGTGGCTGCTGCTGCCCAAGGCCGTGGCCGGAAGCGCCGCCGCCAGCGGCATCAAGACCCGCGGTGAGGGCGGCGGGCTGCGCGACTGCGCGGTGCCGGACGAGGAGCTGTGCGTGGAGGAGTGA
- a CDS encoding TraB/GumN family protein gives MSQHPAPRQCDGSRPALRTGRVGLLALLLALSWPLSAQQALRGVAAHAASEAVGTQLRPPSQDAAPSASVQAASAGTGTGAPAPAAVEADVAAITMARERGVLFKVTPPVPAVLPVQVTEAGAASPVPDQPVSYLLGTIHFGTPEEQGIDYGQLEQLIDGSGTFINEVDIDSSWKSDYDGYRWLPEDAPLDAMIDAEGMARAQALLPAIRPQDLRRMKPWAVLALLEARGEHGGEATMDARLQRAAAAAGKRMLHLETLEQQLQALDCVPAHEHVQVLDERLRKSWVLRIESAEAMAFYRSRVLDAWLASIDRMDGLDGSAKAIEQRARLCLLEDRNARWIGPLETAFQDGASFVAVGAIHLVGPQGLIARLRGDGYRIEAMPF, from the coding sequence ATGTCGCAGCATCCAGCCCCACGCCAGTGCGATGGATCCAGGCCCGCCCTGCGGACGGGCCGGGTCGGGCTGCTTGCGCTGCTGCTGGCGCTGTCCTGGCCGCTGTCGGCGCAACAGGCGCTGCGCGGTGTCGCCGCGCATGCCGCCAGCGAAGCGGTGGGTACGCAGTTGCGACCACCCTCGCAGGACGCAGCGCCCTCGGCATCGGTGCAGGCGGCGAGCGCAGGCACCGGGACGGGCGCGCCGGCGCCTGCCGCTGTTGAAGCAGACGTCGCAGCCATCACGATGGCGCGCGAGCGGGGGGTCCTGTTCAAGGTGACGCCGCCGGTGCCCGCCGTACTGCCGGTGCAGGTGACCGAGGCTGGCGCCGCATCGCCTGTCCCCGACCAGCCGGTGAGCTACCTGCTGGGCACCATCCACTTCGGTACGCCGGAGGAGCAGGGTATCGATTACGGACAGCTCGAGCAGTTGATCGACGGCAGCGGCACCTTCATCAACGAGGTGGACATCGATTCGTCGTGGAAGTCCGATTACGACGGCTACCGCTGGCTGCCGGAAGACGCCCCGCTGGATGCAATGATCGATGCGGAGGGAATGGCCCGGGCGCAGGCGCTGCTGCCGGCCATACGCCCGCAGGACCTGCGGCGGATGAAGCCGTGGGCGGTGCTGGCGCTACTGGAGGCGCGCGGCGAACACGGCGGCGAGGCGACGATGGATGCACGCCTGCAGCGCGCCGCCGCCGCAGCGGGCAAGCGGATGCTGCATCTGGAAACGCTGGAGCAGCAGCTGCAGGCGCTGGACTGCGTGCCGGCCCACGAGCACGTGCAGGTGCTGGACGAGCGCCTGCGCAAGTCGTGGGTGCTGCGCATCGAATCGGCGGAGGCGATGGCGTTCTATCGCAGTCGCGTGCTTGATGCATGGCTGGCGAGCATCGACCGCATGGACGGATTGGACGGGTCGGCGAAGGCGATCGAGCAGCGCGCACGGCTGTGCCTGCTGGAGGACCGCAATGCGCGCTGGATCGGTCCGCTGGAGACGGCGTTCCAGGATGGCGCGAGTTTCGTCGCGGTGGGGGCGATCCACCTGGTGGGTCCGCAGGGGTTGATCGCGCGGCTGCGCGGCGATGGCTATCGAATCGAGGCGATGCCGTTTTGA
- the tssF gene encoding type VI secretion system baseplate subunit TssF — protein sequence MLDDLLPYYENELTYLRRLSKEFAARYPKIASRLQMEGEVCEDPHVERMIESFSFLTARIHKKLDDEFPQITEAMLSVLYPHFLRPVPSMSVAQLALTPGADINEMQEMPRHSELLTRPVQGLPIRYRTAYPVEMWPIRVAKAQLEAAERSAFAVTRNDTVATLRLRIEATGQLPLSQLPIRQLRFYLDGESPLVHALHELLLNSAAGITLRAPDDAPQVPPLRLPPGNLRPVGFAEEEALLDYDPRSFLGYRLIQEYFVLPEKFLFVDLAGLDLSRFERAVEIAVEFNAFGRPERLARLEQTVSAETFRLFCTPVVNLFKQQGEPIRLSQERHEYQVVPDVRRPLGLEVYSVDWVRKFSRGPGGNDSMEFHPAYSVQHGLHDDGNGHYWYLQRRPSLLPGDDGADVMLSLVDRDMNPRTPGVDTLSVSLTCTNRDLPSQLPFGGDDSLLQPEQGGVIASARLLKKPSPTWRAPMRQANQWRLISHLSLNHLSIVDGGREALLEILNLYNFADSSSLRKQIAGITRVSGHPSVTRIGRAPRQAFVRGTEIELEFDENQYVGSGVYLMACVLDHFFGLYCTANSYTRLSVRSEQREDWLVRFGPRSGSLPLV from the coding sequence ATGCTCGACGATCTGCTGCCGTACTACGAGAACGAACTGACCTACCTCCGGCGGCTGTCGAAGGAGTTCGCCGCGCGCTATCCCAAGATCGCCTCGCGCCTGCAGATGGAAGGCGAGGTTTGCGAGGATCCGCACGTCGAGCGGATGATCGAGTCGTTCTCCTTCCTCACCGCACGCATCCACAAGAAGCTGGATGACGAGTTCCCGCAGATCACCGAAGCGATGCTGTCGGTGCTGTACCCGCACTTCCTGCGCCCGGTACCGTCCATGTCGGTGGCGCAACTGGCGCTGACTCCCGGCGCCGACATCAACGAGATGCAGGAGATGCCGCGGCACAGCGAACTGCTGACGCGCCCGGTGCAGGGGCTCCCGATCCGCTACCGCACCGCCTACCCGGTGGAGATGTGGCCGATCCGGGTGGCAAAGGCGCAGCTGGAAGCGGCCGAACGCTCCGCCTTTGCCGTCACCCGCAACGACACCGTCGCCACCCTTCGGCTGCGCATCGAGGCCACCGGCCAGCTGCCCCTGTCGCAGCTGCCGATCCGCCAGCTGCGCTTCTATCTGGATGGCGAAAGCCCGCTGGTGCATGCGCTGCACGAACTGCTGCTCAACTCCGCCGCCGGCATCACCCTGCGTGCGCCAGACGATGCGCCACAGGTGCCGCCGCTACGGCTGCCGCCCGGCAATCTGCGCCCCGTGGGCTTCGCCGAGGAAGAAGCCCTGCTCGACTACGACCCGCGCTCTTTCCTCGGCTACCGGCTGATCCAGGAATATTTCGTGCTGCCGGAAAAGTTCCTGTTCGTGGACCTTGCGGGCCTGGACCTGTCGCGCTTCGAGCGTGCCGTGGAGATCGCAGTCGAGTTCAATGCCTTCGGCCGGCCCGAGCGGCTGGCGCGGCTGGAGCAGACCGTCTCGGCGGAGACCTTCCGGCTGTTCTGCACGCCGGTGGTCAACCTGTTCAAGCAGCAGGGCGAGCCGATCCGGCTGTCGCAGGAGCGCCACGAATACCAGGTGGTTCCCGACGTGCGCCGGCCGCTGGGGCTGGAGGTCTACTCGGTGGACTGGGTGCGCAAGTTCAGCCGTGGCCCGGGCGGTAACGATTCGATGGAATTCCATCCCGCCTATTCGGTACAGCATGGCCTGCACGACGATGGCAACGGCCACTACTGGTATCTGCAGCGTCGCCCGTCGCTGCTGCCCGGAGACGATGGCGCGGACGTGATGCTGAGTCTGGTCGACCGCGATATGAATCCCCGTACGCCCGGCGTGGACACGCTGTCAGTCAGCCTCACCTGCACCAACCGCGACCTTCCCTCGCAACTCCCGTTCGGCGGCGACGACAGCCTGCTGCAGCCGGAACAGGGCGGCGTGATCGCGTCCGCGCGGCTGCTGAAGAAGCCCAGCCCGACCTGGCGCGCCCCGATGCGACAGGCCAACCAGTGGCGGCTGATCTCGCATCTGTCGCTCAACCATCTCTCGATCGTCGACGGCGGCCGGGAAGCACTGCTGGAAATCCTGAACCTCTACAACTTCGCCGACTCCAGCTCGCTGCGCAAGCAGATCGCGGGCATCACCCGGGTCAGTGGGCATCCGTCAGTGACGCGGATCGGGCGGGCACCGCGGCAGGCCTTCGTGCGCGGCACCGAAATCGAACTGGAATTCGATGAAAACCAGTACGTGGGCTCCGGCGTCTATCTGATGGCCTGCGTACTGGACCACTTCTTCGGGCTCTACTGCACCGCCAATTCCTACACCCGCCTGAGCGTGCGCAGCGAGCAGCGCGAGGACTGGCTGGTGCGTTTCGGCCCGCGCAGCGGGAGCCTGCCGCTGGTATGA
- the tssH gene encoding type VI secretion system ATPase TssH — protein sequence MALNLRALIARLNPTVRSAMEGAAGLCMSRGHYEVEVEHVLAKLLEVENSDIRRILRQFEIAPEALERELGKALDGFKSGNQRTPALSAMLPKLFEAAWGWASIEFGEAKIRSGHVLVALLADAELRRLVSVSARSLEKINLETLTKNFHALTEASSEAKDARALGDAGAAAVGGDAATPGAAPGGGKPSRTPNLDQYCINLTQRAREGKLDPVLGRDSEIRLMIDVLTRRRQNNPILTGEAGVGKTAVVEGLALRIAQDDVPPQLQGVELLSLDLGLLQAGASVKGEFENRLKGVIEEVKSSPKPIIMFIDEAHTLIGAGGAAGQNDAANLLKPALARGEMRTIAATTWSEYKKYFEKDPALTRRFQVVKVDEPDDDKAVSMLRGVGQAMAAHHKVRILDEAITEAVKLSSRFIPGRQLPDKAVSVLDTACAKIAIGQNATPARIEDARRRLEVLATERAQLENEQAGGADHGKRLGEIADESTTLGESLAADEARFAQEKELVAKIHAELDRIEALPEGDPARTDALATLNAARAELKALQGFEPMILPVVDASAVAQIIAGWTGIPVGRMVADEIQTVLRLKETLEERVIGQSHALDAIAQRVRTSRANLEDPDKPKGVFLLVGTSGVGKTETAIALADALYGGERSMITIAMSEYQEAHTVSSLKGSPPGYVGYGEGGVLTEAVRRRPYSVVLLDEIEKAHPDVLELFFQVFDKGRMEDGEGREIDFRNTLIILTSNAGTDLVMQACSESEELPTVESLNELLKPELNRVFKPAFLGRTAVVPYYPLRDENMRKIVRLKLNKIGKRIRANHGAAFEYDDAVVDAIADRCTEVDSGARNIDNILTGTVLPEVSGYVLERMAEGGGVHAIRIGVGEAGRFDYAVT from the coding sequence ATGGCACTGAATCTGCGCGCGCTGATCGCACGCCTCAACCCCACCGTCCGCAGTGCGATGGAGGGCGCCGCCGGCCTGTGCATGTCGCGCGGCCACTACGAAGTCGAGGTGGAACACGTACTGGCCAAGCTGCTGGAAGTCGAGAACAGCGACATCCGCCGCATCCTTCGCCAGTTCGAGATCGCCCCGGAAGCGCTGGAGCGCGAGCTGGGCAAGGCGCTGGACGGCTTCAAGAGCGGCAACCAGCGCACCCCGGCGCTGTCGGCGATGCTGCCCAAGCTGTTCGAAGCGGCATGGGGCTGGGCCTCGATCGAATTCGGCGAAGCGAAAATCCGCAGCGGCCACGTGCTCGTCGCGCTGCTGGCGGATGCCGAACTGCGCAGGCTGGTGTCGGTCAGCGCGCGCTCGCTGGAGAAGATCAATCTCGAGACCCTGACCAAGAACTTCCACGCCCTGACCGAAGCCTCGTCGGAAGCAAAGGACGCGCGCGCGCTCGGCGATGCCGGCGCGGCGGCGGTCGGCGGCGATGCAGCCACGCCGGGTGCGGCCCCCGGCGGCGGCAAGCCCAGCCGGACGCCCAACCTCGACCAGTACTGCATCAACCTCACCCAGCGCGCGCGCGAGGGCAAGCTGGACCCGGTGCTCGGCCGTGATTCCGAAATCCGGCTGATGATCGACGTGCTGACCCGTCGCCGCCAGAACAATCCCATCCTCACCGGCGAAGCCGGCGTCGGCAAGACCGCGGTGGTGGAAGGCTTGGCCCTGCGCATCGCGCAGGACGACGTGCCGCCGCAGCTGCAGGGCGTGGAGCTGCTGTCGCTGGACCTGGGCCTGCTGCAGGCCGGCGCTTCGGTGAAGGGCGAGTTCGAGAACCGCTTGAAGGGCGTGATCGAGGAGGTCAAGTCCAGCCCGAAGCCGATCATCATGTTCATCGACGAGGCGCACACGCTGATCGGGGCCGGCGGCGCGGCCGGCCAGAACGATGCGGCCAACCTGCTCAAGCCGGCGCTGGCGCGCGGCGAAATGCGCACGATTGCCGCCACCACCTGGAGCGAATACAAGAAGTACTTCGAGAAGGACCCCGCCCTCACCCGCCGCTTCCAGGTGGTGAAGGTGGACGAACCCGACGACGACAAGGCCGTGTCGATGCTGCGCGGCGTGGGCCAGGCGATGGCGGCGCACCACAAGGTGCGCATCCTCGACGAGGCGATCACCGAAGCGGTCAAGCTGAGCTCGCGCTTCATCCCCGGCCGCCAGCTGCCGGACAAGGCGGTGAGCGTGCTCGATACCGCCTGCGCCAAGATCGCGATCGGCCAGAACGCCACTCCCGCGCGGATCGAGGACGCACGCCGGCGTCTGGAGGTGCTTGCGACCGAGCGCGCGCAGCTGGAGAACGAGCAGGCCGGGGGCGCCGACCATGGCAAGCGGCTGGGGGAGATCGCGGACGAATCGACGACGCTCGGCGAGTCGCTGGCCGCCGACGAAGCTCGCTTTGCGCAGGAAAAGGAGCTGGTGGCGAAGATCCATGCCGAACTCGACCGGATCGAAGCGCTGCCGGAAGGCGACCCGGCCCGCACCGACGCACTGGCCACGCTCAACGCAGCGCGCGCCGAACTGAAAGCGCTGCAGGGTTTCGAGCCGATGATCCTGCCGGTGGTCGACGCCTCGGCGGTGGCGCAGATCATCGCCGGATGGACCGGTATCCCGGTCGGACGGATGGTGGCCGACGAGATCCAGACCGTGCTGCGGCTCAAGGAAACGCTCGAGGAACGGGTGATCGGGCAGAGCCATGCGCTGGACGCGATCGCCCAGCGCGTGCGCACCTCGCGCGCCAACCTCGAGGATCCGGACAAGCCCAAGGGCGTGTTCCTGCTGGTCGGCACCTCCGGCGTCGGCAAGACCGAGACGGCGATCGCGCTGGCTGATGCGCTGTACGGCGGCGAGCGCAGCATGATCACGATCGCGATGTCCGAGTACCAGGAGGCGCATACGGTCTCCAGCCTCAAGGGCAGCCCGCCCGGCTATGTGGGCTATGGCGAGGGCGGCGTGCTCACCGAAGCGGTGCGGCGCCGGCCTTATTCAGTGGTGCTGCTGGACGAAATCGAGAAAGCCCATCCCGACGTGCTGGAACTGTTCTTCCAGGTCTTCGACAAGGGGCGCATGGAGGACGGCGAAGGCCGCGAGATCGACTTCCGCAATACGCTGATCATCCTCACTTCCAACGCCGGCACCGACCTGGTGATGCAGGCCTGCAGCGAGTCCGAGGAACTGCCCACCGTCGAGTCCCTGAATGAACTGCTCAAGCCCGAGCTCAATCGGGTATTCAAGCCGGCCTTCCTGGGCCGTACCGCGGTGGTGCCCTATTACCCGCTGCGCGACGAGAACATGCGCAAGATCGTGCGGCTGAAGCTCAACAAGATCGGCAAGCGGATCCGCGCCAACCACGGCGCCGCGTTCGAGTACGACGACGCGGTGGTGGACGCCATCGCCGATCGCTGCACCGAGGTCGATTCTGGCGCCCGCAACATCGACAACATCCTCACCGGCACGGTCCTGCCGGAAGTCTCCGGCTATGTGCTGGAGCGGATGGCCGAAGGCGGCGGCGTCCACGCCATACGCATCGGCGTCGGCGAGGCTGGCCGCTTCGACTATGCGGTGACCTGA
- the tssK gene encoding type VI secretion system baseplate subunit TssK: MAFGMSGDRQVHWGQGAFLSPQHLQAQDAWTQAARHALHLRLTPFPWGFEALRLREDALASGVVDIERFTLVTRNGERLAGGALDTAGGNARVPQRNIGELRSTGNDPVPLWLVLNAERNLQGLVQRDSERLQARHALATESLADPFDPQAPEADIEFLLYQGNIVTGLDENAEAIVRASDSYKFAELLPAGPGKYKLSHDYIPPTTAIGASHNLARWTRALRDLLVSRGQDFAAIKRQRGIRAASTSAQEVMRVLMMQTFARHIPLFQEHALLNTVSAYAMYQDLRRLVAEFSVFSEDIGYFGELAANPRETELPDYDHEDLRRCFRIGFDRAEALIKALTVGAEVGITLAYDGRFYRADLPANLFESDKTRFYLAFESEQKGADLFARLSRTGKIASMDEMPRLLSAALFGLKIDLLPVPPEELPQKSPNTTYFLVDTTHPFWQMIRNGRNIAVFSDLPPESTVIKLFPVAGQE, translated from the coding sequence ATGGCATTCGGCATGAGCGGTGATCGGCAAGTCCACTGGGGGCAGGGTGCGTTCCTGAGCCCGCAGCATCTTCAGGCGCAGGACGCCTGGACGCAGGCCGCGCGCCATGCACTGCACCTGCGGTTGACGCCGTTCCCGTGGGGGTTCGAAGCGCTTCGCCTGCGCGAGGACGCGCTGGCCAGCGGCGTCGTCGACATCGAGCGGTTCACGCTGGTGACACGCAATGGCGAGCGGCTCGCCGGTGGTGCGCTCGATACCGCCGGCGGCAACGCGCGCGTGCCTCAGCGCAACATCGGCGAGCTGCGCAGTACCGGCAACGACCCGGTGCCGTTGTGGCTGGTGCTGAACGCCGAGCGCAACCTGCAGGGCCTGGTCCAGCGTGACTCCGAACGGCTGCAGGCGCGCCACGCGCTGGCCACCGAAAGCCTGGCCGATCCGTTCGATCCGCAGGCGCCGGAGGCGGACATCGAGTTCCTGCTGTACCAGGGCAACATCGTCACCGGGCTGGACGAGAACGCCGAGGCGATCGTGCGTGCCTCGGACAGTTACAAGTTCGCCGAGCTGCTGCCGGCGGGCCCCGGCAAATACAAGCTGTCGCACGACTATATCCCGCCGACCACGGCCATCGGCGCCTCGCACAACCTGGCGCGGTGGACGCGGGCGCTGCGCGACCTGCTGGTGTCGCGCGGCCAGGACTTCGCCGCGATCAAGCGCCAGCGCGGCATCCGCGCCGCCTCGACCAGCGCGCAGGAGGTTATGCGGGTGCTGATGATGCAGACCTTCGCCCGGCACATCCCGCTGTTCCAGGAGCACGCGCTGCTGAACACGGTGTCGGCCTATGCCATGTACCAGGACCTGCGCCGGCTGGTGGCGGAGTTCTCCGTGTTCTCCGAGGACATCGGCTATTTCGGCGAGTTGGCTGCCAACCCGCGCGAAACCGAACTCCCGGACTATGACCATGAAGACCTGCGGCGCTGCTTCCGGATCGGCTTCGACCGCGCGGAGGCGCTGATCAAGGCGCTTACCGTGGGCGCAGAGGTGGGCATCACCCTGGCGTACGACGGCCGCTTCTACCGCGCCGACCTACCGGCCAACCTGTTCGAAAGCGACAAGACCCGCTTCTACCTTGCATTCGAGTCCGAGCAGAAGGGCGCCGACCTGTTCGCGCGGCTGTCGCGTACCGGCAAGATCGCGTCGATGGACGAGATGCCGCGGCTGCTGTCGGCAGCGTTGTTCGGGCTGAAGATCGACCTCCTGCCGGTGCCGCCGGAAGAGCTGCCGCAGAAGAGCCCGAACACCACCTATTTCCTCGTCGATACCACCCACCCGTTCTGGCAGATGATCAGGAACGGCCGCAACATCGCGGTGTTCTCCGACCTCCCGCCGGAGTCCACCGTGATCAAGCTGTTCCCGGTCGCGGGGCAGGAGTAA